The DNA sequence GACCAGAGTAGACCGTTACCTCTACCGTGATAAAGAGATGTCCTTCTTAAAACTGTGTTCCTGTAAGACCAGAGTTGACTGTCGGCTTTTGTGTAACAAAATCACCCGAGTAAGGACTGATCCCTGCAAAGTTTAATTCTGGTTTGCATATTTGTCGTCGTTTCACAGAGTCTGATATCAACGCGCTTATGAAGATGGCTCTGAGTAAGGTTGCCTTTTTGCCATTCGGATTCCTGATTGACCAATGGCGATGGCGTGTGTTTAGAGGAGAGATCACTCCTCAGAACTACAACAGGTGAGCACGGAAACACTTACAAGCAAACACATGAtcgcaaacaaaaaaaacatcagcaGGTAAACATGGACCAATATCAGGTTAACCTTGAACGCTAAAAGGATGTCAAATGTCCACGAACAAACAAACACGTGATCGATATCAAGCAAAAACGTAACACTAACAGAAAAGCACGTGTCCATAAAAAGAAAGCACGCTACCAATATTAAGTTAACATGTGAACACTGACAGAGAAGCACTAGACGCGTGACAATTTAGCAGGTGAATCAGCCATTCACAGAAATGACTGACAGCTAATCTCGGGTTCTAGTGCATGCTTAAAACTCTCCAACGTTAGGCCCGCCGCCATTTAATTGTTTGTTTATGATTCTCTTTGATCTCATTTTTAACCCCATCTTCCAGGAAATGGTGGGAGCTGCGTACAAAATACCAGGGTATCAAACCCCCGGTGTGTCGCACTGAGAACGACTTCGACCCTGGCGCCAAGTATCATATTCCAGCTAACACGCCCTATATCAGGTATTAAGGTTGgcgcaaacggaagcgcaacacaaagagaatcggtcaaacataaGCGCAAGGAAATCAAGCAtttgcgttctcttgcgcttgcgttccagtgaaaattagaaaaaagcaTGTTTCGCTTACGCTcacgtccaagtgagaaccaacctctAGAGAGTTTATTATCTCTAAGAACGAGATATTCCATTGGCTACTCACCCCCTACTCCTCCAATATTAATATCGTATTTTGTGAGGTATTGATATACACGATCGACTAGCAAGGAATCAACTAGGAATGCACCATTTGATTGGCGAACGCATCTGCATTTATAATATCGTATGTTAAGTTTTGCGAATCGAAATCGCGTGTTTGGTTTCCCGGTAGGTACTTTGTGAGTTACGTCATTCAGTTCCAGTTCCACAAGGCCGCGTGTGAGGCCGCTGGTCACACTGGTCCGCTACACAAGTGCTCCATCTACAACTCCACCGCGGCCGGAGGGAAACTTGGGTAATGATCCTATAAACGTCTCCTATCTACTGAACGCCCTCTTATGCTTACAAATTTGTATTGAATGCCTCTCTCTAAAAACGCCTCCCCCTACCCTACCTCGCTTCCCTCTCTACTAGCTCAAAACAAACGACATTCCGGTAATATAAATTAAATTTATTGCCTTCTTGCTAAATCAACACTGGTAAACGAGTAGCGTCTTGCTCAATGTCAAGAAATAATTGCTGCGCAGGCTTTACGTGATCCTGAATGAGCTCACAGCGATTATTAGATTATATACGATTAAGATAACAGCAAGTATTCTAAATATTCTTGtgtgaaataaaaattaaaggaTTGTTTGAGGAAATCGTTAGAGATGGGCACTCGGCTGAACAACCCAACATAGAtatttatgtttgttttaCTCTTACggcgttaaaaagaaaaaaaaatgtagaggTTCAACCATGAACGGGCCACGGAAAACTTTAAAGTTGATGCGCAAGCTTGATGCGCAGCTGATGACACGGCCCCTTTAACTCTATCGCAAGCTGAGGACACGGCCCCTTTAACTGTATCGCAGGCTGATGACACGGCCCCTTTAACTCTATCGCAGGCTGAGGACACGGCCCCTTTAACTCTATCGCAGGCTGATGACACGGCCCCTTTAACTCTATCGCAGGCTGATGACACGGCCCCTTTAACTCTATCGCAGGCTGAGGACACGGCCCCTTTAACTGTATCGCAGGCTGATGACACGGCCCCTTTAACTCTATCGCAGGCTGATGACACGGCCCCTTTAACTCTATCGCAGGCTGATGACACGGCCCCTTTAACTCTATCGCAGGCTGAGGACACGGCCCCTTTAACTCTGTCGCAGGCTGAGGACACGGCCCCTTTAACTCTATGCAGGCTGATGACACGGCCCCTTTAACTCTATCGCAGGCTGAGGACACGGCCCCTTTAACTCTATCGCAGGCTGATGACACGGCCCCTTTAACTCTATCGCAGGCTGAGGACACGGCCCCTTTAACTCTATCGCAGGCTGATGACACGGCCCCTTTAACTCTATCGCAGGCTGATGACACGGCACCTTTAACTCTATCGCAGGCTGATGACACGGCCCCTTTAACTCTATCGCAGGCTGATCACACGGCCCCTTTAACTCTATCGCAGGCTGAGGACACGGCCCCTTTAACTCTATCGCAGGCTGAGGACACGGCCCCTTTAACTCTATCGCAGGCTGATGACACGGCCCCTTTAACTCTATCGCAGGCTGAGGACACGGCCCCTTTAACTCTATCGCAGGCTGAGGACACGGCCCCTTTAACTCTATCGCAGGCTGATGACACGGCCCCTTTAACTCTATCGCAGGCTGAGGACACGGCCCCTTTAACTCTATCACAGGCTGAGGACGggttttttctttccttcttTTCACAATAAGAAAACACTATTTATACGTACATGTATAGTAATAGTTTAAAGGAACTTAGTCAGTCCTCATATATATTTGTGTAACCATTATCATTACCGGCTAACAGTGCTTCTAAGTTCTAGGACTGCTTCGTGCCAATCCTGTTTGATGTAGTTTAAAACATTAGTTTACTACACTTAGGTTACTAGTTTAACTCCCAAATTTGTGTGCTTGCTCAGAAAGTGCGCCCGCTGTCTAATAGGTCATCTGTTTGATTTTCAGTGCCATGCTCAAGCTAGGTAAAAGCAAGCCTTGGCCCCAGGCCCTCAAGGCCATGACAGGCACCGAGGAGATGGATGTCGGACCGCTAACCGAGTATTTCAAACCGCTGATCACGTGGATGAAGGCGCAGCGAGCCAAACATGGCTACCCGATTGGGTGGAGCAATGAGGGAGCATATAGTGATTGCAACATTAGCATGGCGACGACCGCTGGGCCAGCTATGGCATCGATTGTAGGCTCACTGCTGTTGGCAATTGCGTCACTTTTGTATTGATCTCCAACAGGCTTATCATCCTCTCGTTGTTATCATCAGAATTATTTCCCGTAAATGATTACAAAATAAAGATCGTATGAAATCTCATAAAAGTGTCTTTGATGTTAATAAAATCgtaaaaaaatcgaaatatTGTGGATTCTACGGTTTATTGACATCAAAGACAACTCTATGAGATTTCATTCGATCTTTATTTTGTACTTATTTACGGGAAATAATTCTGATAACAACGTGAGGATTGTAGAGCCTGTGGATCTTCTGCCTAGCTTTTCATTcgcgggtttcctgtgtataGCCATGAGAGGCTAGGAAGCTTCGGTTATCGTCAATTCAACatccacagggaacccgaaAACCCGAGTAGAACCCCTTTGACTTGTCTACGAAGGGGCCTTTTGTTACAATAAAACACTTTTGATCAACTTTCAATCGTAGTAGTCATATCTATGTCCTGTGCTCACTAAAGTAGAAATAAAGTTCTAGTCTTTATATTAGTATCTTTATAGACAGTTATTAGTGTTATCTTAATGGCAACTAGTTTAGAATTGAGCTTTTAGCGTGAAAGCATTTTGCCGTTGTCTCTGCTTAAACTCTGGGGACACGGAATCAGGGGTGGTCGCGGGACCATAGGACGTGGGGGATGGTTGGTGATAGACAAAACGGAGCTTTGTCACGTGTGACGGTCACACAGTACCTACCACACACGAGAATCCAGCATGTCTCTTTTTCGGCCGCGACTCAAGGCCGCTTGTCGACACTAGTCTCCGAGCATGAAGTACTTACACTCGTTCTAACCCTAGTTAAATCAGGGACAGCTCCTTGCCTACACTGAACttgaatttttattgttttgccaAGAAAGGGGAATATAACAAATGGAGAAGTACAGGGTGGAATTCAATATCCAGTTTTAATTTACGCGTTAGCGAGGCGTTAAAGGCGATCTTTCACGACAAACGTTATCCACACATAGAAACTCTGCTTTCAAGGTCAACTTTTACTTTGGCATTAAAATAACTATAAATATATGTATAAAAAAAGTGCAGCTGATATCCGATATTCTGGAAATAAAGAACAGCCCCGGACCGGATCTAGAACAGTTGATACAAAAAACAAGGAAAGTTTAGTTATGATTCGAGACATGCCACCAGGTGATAATCCGATATAGACCCACTGATGACGGAGGAGGACGCAAAACCGCACACTTTAACCGCACCAGTATTAGCAAAGTAACCTGTCTCACTTGAATAGAAGAGGATTCGGGGAGCGGGGTCACAACTACCTCAGTCGCTATTCGTACAGACTGTAAATAAGGGAAATCAACTATTCAAGACCTGTCGAAGTTTAGGCTTCGTGATGTTGTTACAAGAACCCTTTTCTTAAGGGCAGATCACGAGGGTCACACGGTTTTGTATTTCACTGGGGAAACATATTAATCTCCGTAGCTTACTATTGAACCCTTTAAAATCTACAATGGCAACGACACGCGGAGTTCTCCTGATCATCCTCCATCTTCTAAAACGTTCTCCCCTCACTCTCGCCTCACAGAACAGCACCCATCAGGCGTGCATCCCTCTGAAAGGTACTCCCCTCGAGGGCTGTCTCTTCGCAGGCTACAACACCACTTACTCAATCCCAACTTCCATAAGGCTCTCGGACGCGGCGGAGTCACGAATCAGAAACTTCATCTCAGCTCTTCTAAAAATGATCACACAGTGCTCTGCCGCTCAAATCGGAGAGGTGGTGTTTTGCTCGGAGTTCGCGCCGTACTGTAGGGAGACAGATGACGGGCCGTTCTTGCCGTGCCGTAGGGTATGCTCGGAGTACCTCAAGCGGTGTGAAGGTACAGTTGGGCAGTACTTCCTGGAGTTTAGTGTCGGCATGTGCTCGCTGCTTCCTAATGACACGGCTTCGTCAGGCAAGTGCTATGAACCTCCGGGATTTGACCGCTATCATAACGTTACAACAACAGGTGAGTGTATACGGGATTAAGCCAACCATACGGGATTTGATTGCTATCATTACAACAAAAAGTGAGTGTATACGGGATGTGgcattccctgctagcagaggcttcttttctttgtatttcgcgGGTATTTTGCTTTAGAGCAACAGCTTTAATGCAGCACAAAGCCATCATTTTTGTGTCCAAAAACGAGAAGATGGTTCCTTTCACAGTTTTCtccttgttccagtaagttGGCGGGGAGCCACTCTCCTCCAGAGCGCCCAAGAAAAGGCGACCTCTACTAGCCCACAACTTACATAATGACAGTTTCTTATGACATAAATGTCGGTAATATTCGCAATAAGGACCCTTGCGAACTCCTCTCGAGCAGTTCCGAGTTGATCCGGCATCCACCTTTACGAGTCCGATTCCCTTACCGCGTCAGACGTTTACTGTTTGTCTTCGCGTTATGCACCAAGGTGAGGCTGTGTTAATTCAGTGTTGGCCCGTATCGTGAAACCAGCCACCTCGACCTTTGCATGAAAATGATAACTTCGGTTGTATTTCCTCCCAAAGTTGAGATTGATAAAGTAAGAGACTGTCAATGAGGACGGATTAGCTAGCCGCTAAATAGAGTTTGGTCGCTTTATGCAGGTAACCAAATACCGTacttttgtaaataaaaaatatatatacacctatttcaaaaaaggttgtcagtgcaaatgacGAATGGCAAATActaaatggcagttctaagcccgaacggtgcttctgggtactaatcattcgtaaaattaaaggtgttaaataaagtctagcaatgtcagagacatacattgatgatctttaatagataattgtttgatttatccatactcttcagcatttagtagaaatttaatgagacccatggttcctttcggtcctagaactgccatttgccaatcgccatttgccgtttcgcactgaaaacgttttttgaaataggtatatataCAATTTTGGACTGGGTGAATTGGCCTCTTTAGGTGACCGATGGAGTTACCACTGTATTCTACAACctgaaatatagaaaaaacCATCGCCTAGAGACTCTCAAGAAAGTAAAACTTAGCCAAGGATATTTTTCCGTTTTGGAAACGTACGAAAATAGTAATGTTTTTAGGGAGCCGTGTAAAACATCCATCGTCACGGTGAGGGTCACTTGACACATACCCTTTAAGTAAAGCCGATTTTCATAAATGGCCAGGATTTGTCGAGCaagactttctttttttaaaacaaacataGCCATAAACACATCGGCTCCAGTCGCGCCAAGTGGAAAAGCGAAAGAATTGCCCGTGCAGTTCAATACAATTTACGTATTGGACATTATATTTTCTATAACGTTTGGGTCTTACAATCAATATCGTGCTCGCCGAGAAGGACGAGGCTGAGGAACGGAGCCTTCTCCGTTTTctgtaaagagaaaaaaaattaaaacaatgtcTTGGTATTTCTGTGTCCAGGTTTGCTCGAGGGAGACTGTGCTCCACTGATCTTCCCAGTTTGTGATGACGTAGGCTACAAACACTCTGCGATCTCCATAGCAACGCAAAGCAAAGTATATCAAATGTATTATGGCAAAGCCTTTACGAACACGTCTGCAGACAGATCGGCAAGCCCTGGGAGTTACATGGGAAAGCTACTGCAGTTCATAGATACACATCCAAAATGCTCTTATAACCTAAAGCAGTTGTTTTGCGCGGACCATTTCCCACCATGCTTTCCGGAAGAGGGCTTTGCGTTGTACACACTGTGTAGACCGCTGTGCAAGCAGCTTGCCGTCCACTGCCCAGACCTTCTCCAAACTCCATCCTACATCCGGGTCATCAGCGAGTGTGACATCAGAACAGTGGACGGTAACTCATCGAGTGGATTTTGTAAACAGACAAAATGGCCGCCGCCGGTGCGTTGGTTGCAATGGTTTCAAGGTGAGTGGGAAGAAGGTTTTTGATCAATACCGTATCGAAATATTAATTGTAAACCACTGTGTTGATCAGTGTGTACCTATTATTAAACTTTCAGACCCTTTGACCCAGTCTCCTCCGACCGCACACCACACACCAGTTGCGCCCGCGATCAGTACCACAGTGATAATCATAGCGGTAATATTACCCGTCGTTCTTGTCGCTATGTTCCTGTTGGCCGTTTTGGCCTGGAGACAACACAGGCTACCCACCATTTGCCTGCGCGGACAGGATAAAAAGGAACTGGTGACATAAAAAAGGAGCATATTGAGATAATTCTGCTTGATTTTCGCGCGTACTTAAATTTGCGAACTTTAATCTCGTGAAATTTAATGGATATAAAATGGATCACAAAGATTAAAGGTTCTATTGAGAACTCATAGTACGAACATGTAACAAAACTATCGAAAATGGTCCAGGAACGAGAACACTTTTCCATCACTGTAAGACTGACTTTTAGGGCTCTTTAAAGGCTTTTTGTGAAAACAAGAAATGAAGTCCATTGAACTTCGTATTTGGGCACCTAAATCCCTTGCAACACAATTTTTCATCGCGTTCGCGAAAATAGATACTCGCGTAATGTAATGAGAAGAATTTGGCGAAAGacgcgcgaaaataaagtAGGATACGGTAAATATATGAGTATCTTATTGACGAAAATCATCATTTCACACCAGCAAGACTAACATTTGTAAATATTGATATATCTCCCATATAAAGAAGTACGAGTATAAGGAAGTACAAATAAGGGAGTACAATGGAAAAAGTGTGATCTTGAGAATTCAACAGGATCTTGTTCCTCAGTTTTTTTTGTCCACTTAGAAAATCAAGTATAATAAAGCATCCATTTACAacgaattttttttcattgcgatattttcgatagTTAAGTATAAATCTCTGTTTTCTGGTGGATTTGGATTATCGTTTACGGATCTAGAGATTTCTTCATCTAATTTGTCTTGTCCAATAGTCAAATGTGGTTGACCAGGGGGCTGTTAATAGTTAAAATGGCAGACTCGTTCGACAAAACGAGAAAAGACAAaacgaaattaaaaaaaaagtaactcGCTAGTACGtcatttatcatttttaaaaTCGGCTACTTCGTGCTatat is a window from the Nematostella vectensis chromosome 9, jaNemVect1.1, whole genome shotgun sequence genome containing:
- the LOC116616314 gene encoding uncharacterized protein LOC116616314 is translated as MATTRGVLLIILHLLKRSPLTLASQNSTHQACIPLKGTPLEGCLFAGYNTTYSIPTSIRLSDAAESRIRNFISALLKMITQCSAAQIGEVVFCSEFAPYCRETDDGPFLPCRRVCSEYLKRCEGTVGQYFLEFSVGMCSLLPNDTASSGKCYEPPGFDRYHNVTTTGLLEGDCAPLIFPVCDDVGYKHSAISIATQSKVYQMYYGKAFTNTSADRSASPGSYMGKLLQFIDTHPKCSYNLKQLFCADHFPPCFPEEGFALYTLCRPLCKQLAVHCPDLLQTPSYIRVISECDIRTVDGNSSSGFCKQTKWPPPVRWLQWFQDPLTQSPPTAHHTPVAPAISTTVIIIAVILPVVLVAMFLLAVLAWRQHRLPTICLRGQDKKELVT